In Methylobacterium aquaticum, the following are encoded in one genomic region:
- a CDS encoding ArsR/SmtB family transcription factor — MVTVAAFARIAALLGDPARAAMLTVLMDGRALTAAELARAAGVTPQTASGHLGQLAEAGLLAVARQGRHRYHRLASPGVARMLEGVMAVAAATPASPSIRPRSVRPPSIRPPGPRDAALREARTRYDHLAGRLAVAMAESLVARGAVELGEDGGVLTPAGEVFLRGLGVDLDAARPAGRPRRRVFCRPCLDWSERRPHIAGALGAALLTTCLARGWVRRSEGSRAVAVTPGGQVALGRAFGYRPACACGEAG, encoded by the coding sequence ATGGTGACCGTCGCCGCCTTCGCCCGCATCGCCGCCCTGCTGGGCGATCCCGCCCGCGCCGCCATGCTGACGGTGCTGATGGACGGCCGCGCGCTCACCGCGGCGGAACTCGCCCGCGCCGCCGGGGTCACGCCGCAGACCGCGAGCGGCCATCTCGGGCAGCTCGCGGAGGCAGGCCTGCTCGCGGTCGCGCGCCAGGGCCGCCACCGCTACCACCGCCTCGCCTCCCCGGGCGTGGCCCGGATGCTGGAGGGCGTGATGGCGGTGGCCGCCGCGACGCCGGCCTCGCCCTCCATCCGCCCTCGCTCCGTCCGGCCGCCCTCCATCCGGCCTCCCGGCCCCCGGGACGCGGCCTTGCGCGAGGCCCGGACCCGCTACGACCATCTCGCCGGCCGCCTCGCCGTCGCGATGGCGGAGTCCCTGGTGGCGCGCGGCGCGGTCGAGCTCGGGGAGGATGGCGGCGTGCTCACGCCGGCGGGCGAGGTCTTCCTGCGCGGCCTCGGGGTCGATCTCGACGCGGCCCGGCCGGCGGGCCGTCCCCGCCGGCGGGTCTTTTGCCGCCCCTGCCTCGACTGGAGCGAGCGCCGGCCCCACATCGCCGGCGCCCTCGGGGCGGCCCTGCTGACGACCTGCCTCGCCCGGGGCTGGGTGCGCCGGAGCGAGGGCAGCCGGGCCGTCGCGGTGACGCCGGGCGGGCAGGTCGCCCTGGGCCGGGCCTTCGGCTACCGGCCGGCCTGCGCCTGCGGCGAGGCGGGCTGA
- a CDS encoding IS110 family transposase has product MTEVTRIGLDTSKGSFQLHGVDASEAVVLKQKLTRTKMQEFFEKQPACLVVLEACAASHDWARTLGAMGHTVRLIAPQLVKPYVLRSKNDARDAAALCEAASRPQMRYVPVKTPEQQAAQMLAGLREQRLKRRTQISNSLRGYAAEFGLTVPQGLAHLADLAERFAKEPAVPDLARTLFADLWEEYQDADERVQEADRQLKLWQRENTTCQRLSEVPGLGPVASALLVMKTPDPAAFDSGRDFAAWLGLTPKDHSTAGRQRLGGITRAGDEQLRSVLVAGAMAVLRHHKPGSGGLKGWLTGLLARKPMKVVAVALANKLARIAWRLLVSGGSYDPAWAGAAVGGAAPAQA; this is encoded by the coding sequence ATGACCGAGGTTACCCGCATTGGGCTGGATACGTCCAAGGGAAGTTTTCAGCTGCACGGCGTCGATGCGTCCGAGGCTGTGGTCCTGAAGCAGAAGCTGACCCGGACCAAGATGCAGGAGTTCTTCGAGAAGCAGCCGGCCTGCCTGGTGGTGCTGGAGGCCTGTGCGGCGTCGCACGACTGGGCCCGCACGCTGGGGGCGATGGGCCACACGGTCCGGCTGATCGCTCCGCAATTGGTCAAGCCCTACGTGCTGCGCTCCAAGAACGACGCCCGGGACGCGGCAGCCCTGTGCGAGGCAGCCAGCCGGCCGCAGATGCGTTACGTGCCGGTCAAGACGCCCGAGCAGCAGGCCGCGCAGATGCTGGCGGGCCTGCGCGAGCAGCGGCTGAAGCGGCGCACCCAGATCAGCAACAGCCTGCGCGGCTACGCGGCCGAGTTCGGGCTCACGGTCCCGCAGGGTCTGGCCCATCTCGCGGACCTGGCGGAGCGCTTCGCGAAGGAGCCGGCAGTGCCGGACCTGGCCCGCACGCTGTTTGCGGATCTATGGGAGGAGTACCAGGATGCTGACGAGCGGGTGCAAGAGGCTGACCGCCAGCTCAAGCTCTGGCAGCGGGAGAACACGACCTGCCAGCGGCTGAGCGAGGTGCCGGGGCTGGGTCCGGTCGCCTCGGCGTTGCTGGTGATGAAGACGCCCGATCCCGCGGCGTTCGACAGCGGCCGGGACTTCGCGGCGTGGCTGGGCCTGACGCCCAAGGACCACTCGACGGCGGGCCGCCAGCGGCTAGGCGGGATCACGCGAGCGGGTGACGAGCAGTTGCGCAGCGTGCTGGTGGCTGGCGCGATGGCGGTGTTGCGTCACCACAAGCCGGGCAGCGGCGGGCTGAAAGGCTGGCTGACGGGGCTTCTGGCACGCAAGCCGATGAAGGTGGTGGCGGTGGCGCTGGCCAACAAGCTGGCGCGGATTGCCTGGCGTCTTCTGGTGAGCGGGGGCTCGTACGACCCGGCCTGGGCCGGCGCTGCTGTGGGCGGGGCTGCGCCGGCCCAGGCCTGA
- a CDS encoding MFS transporter → MDRLPWSRFHLLLVVALGITWVLDGLEVTIVGAIGPVLQDQRALGLTLQQIGASASFYVVGAVVGALVFGWLTDRFGRRLVFYATLMIYVGGVIASALAWDFWSFALFRLVTGLGIGGEYAAINSAIDELIPAKYRGRVDLIVNGSFWLGAAAGAGASLLLLDPNLLDPDFGWRLGFGIGGVLGLGILFLRRYVPESPRWLVTHGQEDEAERTVAEIERTVEAETGQKLPKAEGILEVHPKTSFGFGEIFSSMVHKHRGRSILALVLMIAQAFLFNAVFFTYGLVLAKFYGVPENKAGVFLVPLAIGNFLGPLLLGHFFDTIGRRRMIAGTFALSGLLLMATAVVFGLDLFTAWTQTFAWIAIFFVASAAASSAYLTASEIFPLETRALAIAVFYALGTGAGGVMAPWLFTHLIESGQHWALAGGYAGAALLLVIAAVTEWTLGVDAEGKSLESIADPLSKAG, encoded by the coding sequence ATGGACCGGCTGCCCTGGAGCCGCTTCCACCTGCTCCTCGTCGTCGCGCTCGGCATCACCTGGGTGCTCGACGGGCTCGAGGTCACCATCGTCGGGGCGATCGGCCCGGTGCTGCAGGACCAGCGGGCGCTCGGCCTCACCCTCCAGCAGATCGGTGCCTCGGCCTCGTTCTACGTCGTCGGCGCGGTCGTCGGCGCCCTGGTGTTCGGCTGGCTCACCGACCGGTTCGGGCGCCGCCTCGTCTTCTATGCTACCCTGATGATCTATGTCGGCGGCGTCATCGCGAGTGCGCTCGCCTGGGATTTCTGGAGCTTCGCGCTGTTTCGCCTCGTCACCGGGCTCGGCATCGGCGGCGAATACGCGGCGATCAACTCGGCCATCGACGAGCTGATCCCGGCCAAGTATCGCGGCCGGGTCGACCTCATCGTCAACGGCAGCTTCTGGCTCGGCGCCGCGGCCGGCGCCGGGGCCTCGCTGCTGCTCCTCGATCCCAACCTCCTCGACCCGGATTTCGGCTGGCGCCTCGGCTTCGGCATCGGCGGCGTGCTCGGCCTCGGGATTCTGTTCTTGCGCCGCTACGTGCCCGAGAGCCCGCGCTGGCTCGTCACCCATGGCCAGGAAGACGAGGCCGAGCGCACGGTGGCGGAGATCGAGCGCACGGTCGAGGCCGAGACGGGGCAAAAACTCCCGAAGGCCGAGGGCATCCTGGAGGTGCATCCGAAGACGAGCTTCGGCTTCGGCGAGATTTTTTCGTCGATGGTCCACAAGCACCGCGGCCGCAGCATCCTGGCCCTGGTGCTGATGATCGCCCAGGCCTTCCTGTTCAACGCGGTGTTCTTCACCTACGGGCTGGTGCTGGCGAAATTCTACGGCGTGCCGGAGAACAAGGCCGGCGTGTTCCTGGTGCCGCTCGCCATCGGCAATTTTTTGGGGCCGCTGCTGCTCGGCCACTTCTTCGACACGATCGGCCGGCGCCGGATGATCGCCGGCACTTTCGCCCTCAGTGGCCTGCTGCTGATGGCGACGGCCGTGGTGTTCGGCCTCGACCTGTTCACCGCCTGGACCCAGACCTTCGCCTGGATCGCGATCTTCTTCGTCGCCTCGGCGGCTGCAAGCTCCGCCTACCTCACGGCGAGCGAGATCTTCCCGCTGGAGACCCGCGCGCTCGCCATCGCGGTGTTCTACGCGCTGGGCACGGGTGCGGGCGGCGTGATGGCGCCGTGGTTGTTCACCCACCTGATCGAATCCGGCCAGCACTGGGCGCTCGCCGGGGGGTATGCGGGGGCGGCCCTGCTGCTCGTGATCGCCGCGGTGACGGAGTGGACGCTCGGGGTCGATGCGGAGGGCAAGTCGCTGGAGAGTATCGCGGATCCGTTGTCGAAGGCGGGGTGA
- a CDS encoding cell wall hydrolase: MTRNRTFPITAALAVLATAPHLGACSLMPAGIETTGSLPDRKKLASVTSADRDCLARAMYFESNRSSEDGLLAVGTVVMNRLEAPAYPNSICGVVGQKRQFAAGVLHKPMRDRERDKAERIADAILAGERHEKVGGAMFFHTAGYTFSYRNMHYVALAGGNAFYEKRPWYDREGATARRAPTAATQLAQIQSGSAGSARWTSHPVRVARSTQQTPLAELGPARNVCRVAAAETGRSPG; this comes from the coding sequence ATGACGCGGAACCGGACTTTCCCCATCACGGCCGCCCTCGCGGTTCTCGCCACGGCGCCGCATCTCGGCGCCTGCAGCCTGATGCCCGCCGGGATCGAAACGACGGGAAGCCTTCCGGACCGCAAGAAGCTCGCCTCGGTCACCAGCGCCGACCGGGACTGCCTCGCCCGCGCGATGTATTTCGAGTCCAACCGCTCGAGCGAGGACGGCCTGCTCGCGGTCGGCACCGTGGTGATGAACCGGCTCGAGGCGCCGGCCTACCCGAACTCGATCTGCGGCGTCGTCGGCCAGAAGCGCCAGTTCGCCGCCGGCGTGCTGCACAAGCCGATGCGCGACCGTGAGCGCGACAAGGCCGAGCGGATCGCCGACGCGATCCTGGCCGGCGAGCGCCACGAGAAGGTCGGCGGCGCGATGTTCTTCCACACCGCCGGGTACACCTTCTCCTACCGCAACATGCATTACGTCGCGCTCGCCGGCGGCAACGCCTTCTACGAGAAGCGCCCCTGGTACGACCGCGAGGGCGCGACGGCGCGCCGGGCCCCGACCGCCGCGACGCAGCTCGCCCAGATCCAGTCCGGCTCGGCCGGCAGCGCCCGCTGGACCTCGCACCCGGTCCGGGTCGCGCGCAGCACCCAGCAGACCCCGCTCGCCGAGCTCGGGCCCGCCCGCAACGTCTGCCGCGTCGCCGCCGCCGAGACCGGCCGCAGCCCGGGCTGA